GGTAGGTAACTCGTTGTGGTTGCACCGACAAATCTTTCTCATGAAACTTCAATTCCACCAAAACGGCGGACATATCTTTGATTTTCTCTTTAAAAGCAACCGCCCTCATAAACCACTCGGGATCATCTTTCAGCAGATGGTCGTAGTCCACAAGAAAGGCTCCGCATCCACCTGCATTGGTGATGATATAGTCAACTTCCAAGTCTTCAAACGCAGCGATATTACGCTTTGCAAGCTCCTTCCCCATATTCTTCTCGCCACTATGGCCGTGAAGCGCTCCACAGCAATTTTGCTCCTTTGGTATGACAATTTCACAGCCTGCATGCTGTAAAAGCTTGATTGTGGCATCATTTGTCTTAAGGAACATCGTATCCATCAGACACCCGGAAAAGAAAGCTACCCGTTTTTTCTGTGCTTGAAGGGCTGGCAGATGTGTAGGCCGATTTTTCATTTCCTTCATGGTAGGCACTTTTGGCAGAACACGCTCCATACTTGTCATACTATCCGGTAACAATCTTAGTAATCCAGAGTGATGAACGGCGCTTTGAAGTCCAGAGCGTTGATAGATTCCCAGTAAGTTTGTCAAAACACGCATCCGATTTTGGTACGGAAACAGTCCTTCAAAAACAGTCTGCCTCAGCACCCTTACCGGAAGCGAGTGCTTTTTGTTTTGATTGATGATGTCGCGTGCTTCTTCAAGCAAGTGGCCATATTTTACACCTGAAGGACAAACAGGTTCACAAGCTCGGCAGCCTAAGCACAGATCAAGGGTGCGTTCGACATCTTCGTCTGGTTCGATGACGCCATCTACCACTGCTTTCATCAAGGCGATTCGGCCTCGTGGGGAATGGGATTCTTTGAAACCAGACTCTATATAGGTTGGACAAGAGGGAAGGCAGAAGCCACAGCGCATACAGTTCAGCAGTTCATCCTCATCCATGCGTTTTTTAAATTCGTCTTGAATGACTTGCTTTTCTTTTACAGAGGTCATCTTGACACCACCACCCGTTTTCTGGATTCCTTCGCAAAAACCTTGCCGGGATTCATGATGTTGTTCGGGTCGAATGCCAGTTTAATAGCCTTCATGGCTGCGATACCTTCTGCCCCTAGCTTCCACTCCAGGTAAGGTGCCTTCATCATTCCGACACCGTGCTCGCCGGTGATGGTTCCGCCAAGTTCAATTGCCTTTGCAAAAATGTCTTCAAATGCCGCTTCGACCCGTTCCATTTCTTCGTGGTCACGAGCGTCCGTCGCAACTGTAGGGTGAAGATTGCCGTCCCCTGCATGTCCGAATGTACAGATTTTCACCTGGTGCTTGATCGCAATCTCATTGATCGCTTTTACCATTGCGGCGACTTCCGAGCGTGGGACCGTTGCATCCTCGAGTATCGTCGTCGGCTTCAGTCTTGCGAGTGCGGATAAAGCAGAGCGTCGGGCGGTACGTAATGCTTCTGCTTCTAGTTCAGATTGAGCCACCTGAACGGAAACAGCCCTTTCTGCCAGACAAATCTCCTGTATTTTTTGCATATCCCTTGCCACCACTTCAAGCGGGCCGTCCTGCTCAATCAGAAGAACAGCCTGCACGTCTGTAGGGAGGCCGATTTTAGCAAAATCCTCCACAACCTCAAGGGTCGGCTGATCTAGAAACTCAAGTGTAGCAGGGATGATCTTATTGGAAATGATGGTGGAAACGGTTTTGGCTGCGGCCTCGATATCTTGATAGAGGGCAAGCATCGTCTGCTTCGTTTCCGGCATGGGCACAAGTTTCAACGTTGCTTCTGTGATGATGCAAAGCGTTCCTTCTGAACCGACAAATAGTCTTGTAAGGTCATAACCTGCAACATCCTTCGCCAGCTTGCCGCCCGTCCGGATGACATCCCCATTCGGCATAACGGCCTCCAATGCAAGCACATAGTCTCGCGTTACACCGTATTTTAATCCGCGCAATCCACCTGAATTTTCATTAATGTTTCCGCCAATCGTGGATATTTTCATGGAGCTTGGATCTGGTGGATAAAATAGCCCTTTCGCTTCAACCGCTTGAATCATATCAAGGGTGACAAGGCCAGGCTGAACGGTCGCTGTTAAGTTCTCTTCATCCAACTCAAGGAGCTTGTTCATGCGGGTGAAAAGGAGCACGATACCGCCTTCTGTTGGACAGGTTCCTGCGCAAAGGTTGGTGCCGGATCCTCTAGGGACGAGTGGAATCTTGTGTTCGTTGCATAGTCTTACGATTTGAGAGACTTCTTCTGTGTTGCGGGGAACGATGATAGCATCCGGCATTGCTTGATAATTTGGTGTGGCATCATAGGAATAGACAAGCTTTTCGGCCTTGCTGTCCAAATAATTTTCGGATCCTACAATATGGATGAATTGCTTTTTTAACCGTTCACTTATCATAAAAAAACCCTCCCAGTCTATAAAACATCTTATCTTTATTTTAAAAGAAGGAAGGGGGGAACTCTATGTATATTTATCTAAAGTAATAGCTGGTCAACTAGTGCTTTTTTGTAGAATCATCCAAAAGCATGCAGCTAGGTAAAGAGTAGTCAAATCATGCGGTTTTTTCAGTTCTAAACCAGTTAACATCTCCACTTTACGTAAGCGGTAATGCAAAGTATTAACATGGATATGCATGGCTTTGGCCGTCTCTTTCAAGGATAAGTGGAAGGTAAAATAGACCTGAATTGTTTCAAGTAAATCCTTCTCCGATATGATAGGTGATAGGAGACGTTGAGCAAATTCTTTCTTCACCTCAAAAGGGATTGCTTGCAATATCATTTCAAGGCGAAGGTCTTCTTCAAATATAATCGGCACATCCATCGAACAGGCGTTCAGAGCTCTTTCAGCCTCCAGATAGGAATCTTTTAACGAAGAATAGTTGCATGCTTTCCCAATTCCCATAAAAATAGGTGCAGCGATATAGCTTTGAAGTTGAGATTGGATATTTTTCAGCATCTTAAGGAGTGGTTCTCTGTTCAAAGTATTATGGCTTGCCAGAAGTAATATCAGTCTGTTCTGTCCCCATTGCACAAAAATGTCTTCCTTCTTCAGGTCCACATCCATTTCGGAAAAATGCCATCTCTTTGTTTTCATGAACGCTTCACTTGTCTGAAACTCTATTAAAATAACTTGTCGATTCACTTCCATGTTTATTCCTAGCACTTCCGCACGTTTTTTAATGGAAGTGGATGGCCCGTCTTCCAATAACCAATCAAACACAAATGTTTCCATTGATCTTGCTTCCCATTCAAATTGGTCCTGATAATGACTTTCTTGAATCAATAGCTCTGTCATTTTTTTGATCAATTCCCCGTATGGAAGCACTTTTTCTGGCGTTCCTGTAATACCGATTACGCCAACAACTTTTTGCTGATGGAAGAGGGGAAGGGTGATGCCGGCTTTTACACCGGATAGAGTTGTTTCATCCTGTTTTGATATCACACGCATTTGCTTTTCTGCTGCTGCAAGATATGCCCCTTCATGGAAATTACTAAGTCTATCAGGGTCTGTGCTTGCAACGATGATACCGGATGTATCGACGATAATTAAGTCTTCTTCTATAAAATTTTTCACTTCTCTTATGATCTTTTTGGCAAGGGATGTTCGTAGCAAAGGGAGACCTCCTATAAAAAAAGCGGCCTATGAAGAAGGGCCGCTTTCTAGTCGTTATAGTTAACTTACCATAAGTATAGGTAGGCTTCTACTGCTATTTCAACACTTCTGCTTCACTGCCTGCCTTCTCATGATACCGAATAACAGAAGGCGTCAGTTTTAGAAGCAAATACTCTGGGTCGTCTGGACTTTTAATCCATTCAGATAATTTCTCATCCCAGAATTTCTTTTTCAGATCTGCACTGTCTTCAAAGCTTGCTTGTGCCTCAATTTCAGCGTAAGGCTCCTTCCAACTTGTGCCCTCCATGCCTAGAAGGATATGTACATGTGGGTTCGCTTTTATGTCTTCAATTTTATGAGTGTGCTCGTTTGTTGCACAGTACAATACCAAATCTTCATTGAAGAAAAGCATGAAACGGGAGTATGGGCGGTCCCCTCTTATTGTTGCGAGCGTCCCGATCTTATGGTTACTGAACATCGACGTGATCTTGCTTTTTAAGTCGGTAGTCATTTTTATTCTCTACACCCTTCCTGTAAAAAGTTCTCTCCGTTAATGTGGCATGTTAGGCGAAATTTTAAACACGGATGTCGGCGGTTCTTTACGATAAAAAGAAGGGGGTGGGGATATCATAAAGGTAATAGGGTGAATGAGGGTTTTGGCACGAACTCGGGGTGTTTTGGCACGAACTCGGGATGTTTTGGCACGAACTTTTAAAATGTGACAAAAAAGACTCTGTGCGGTAGGCTGCACAGAGTCCCAAAGCATGTAGGGCTAACTCATCACTTCTAAGTACCAAGGGGTTAAAGCTTTGAACTAAGGAATAAAAAGCTTTATATGTGCACTGTGTAGGTGTAAATCACTCCTTCACTCTAAGGTGTTTATCCGCTTTTTCCCTCCTTCGTTTTTAGGTATTTATAGTATATAAACATAATCTTATAAATATTCTGATTTATTTAATCTTTTTTTTCTTTTTCATATTTTGATGATTCACGCTTACAATGGTAAAGTAGGACAAGTGACAGTAAAATGTAGAGGAGTTATCATATTGTTTATTAGGTCTTTATTTTATTTAATTGGACTTT
This window of the Sutcliffiella horikoshii genome carries:
- a CDS encoding pyridoxamine 5'-phosphate oxidase family protein, which translates into the protein MTTDLKSKITSMFSNHKIGTLATIRGDRPYSRFMLFFNEDLVLYCATNEHTHKIEDIKANPHVHILLGMEGTSWKEPYAEIEAQASFEDSADLKKKFWDEKLSEWIKSPDDPEYLLLKLTPSVIRYHEKAGSEAEVLK
- the glcD gene encoding glycolate oxidase subunit GlcD, producing MISERLKKQFIHIVGSENYLDSKAEKLVYSYDATPNYQAMPDAIIVPRNTEEVSQIVRLCNEHKIPLVPRGSGTNLCAGTCPTEGGIVLLFTRMNKLLELDEENLTATVQPGLVTLDMIQAVEAKGLFYPPDPSSMKISTIGGNINENSGGLRGLKYGVTRDYVLALEAVMPNGDVIRTGGKLAKDVAGYDLTRLFVGSEGTLCIITEATLKLVPMPETKQTMLALYQDIEAAAKTVSTIISNKIIPATLEFLDQPTLEVVEDFAKIGLPTDVQAVLLIEQDGPLEVVARDMQKIQEICLAERAVSVQVAQSELEAEALRTARRSALSALARLKPTTILEDATVPRSEVAAMVKAINEIAIKHQVKICTFGHAGDGNLHPTVATDARDHEEMERVEAAFEDIFAKAIELGGTITGEHGVGMMKAPYLEWKLGAEGIAAMKAIKLAFDPNNIMNPGKVFAKESRKRVVVSR
- a CDS encoding CdaR family transcriptional regulator, with the translated sequence MLRTSLAKKIIREVKNFIEEDLIIVDTSGIIVASTDPDRLSNFHEGAYLAAAEKQMRVISKQDETTLSGVKAGITLPLFHQQKVVGVIGITGTPEKVLPYGELIKKMTELLIQESHYQDQFEWEARSMETFVFDWLLEDGPSTSIKKRAEVLGINMEVNRQVILIEFQTSEAFMKTKRWHFSEMDVDLKKEDIFVQWGQNRLILLLASHNTLNREPLLKMLKNIQSQLQSYIAAPIFMGIGKACNYSSLKDSYLEAERALNACSMDVPIIFEEDLRLEMILQAIPFEVKKEFAQRLLSPIISEKDLLETIQVYFTFHLSLKETAKAMHIHVNTLHYRLRKVEMLTGLELKKPHDLTTLYLAACFWMILQKSTS
- a CDS encoding (Fe-S)-binding protein → MTSVKEKQVIQDEFKKRMDEDELLNCMRCGFCLPSCPTYIESGFKESHSPRGRIALMKAVVDGVIEPDEDVERTLDLCLGCRACEPVCPSGVKYGHLLEEARDIINQNKKHSLPVRVLRQTVFEGLFPYQNRMRVLTNLLGIYQRSGLQSAVHHSGLLRLLPDSMTSMERVLPKVPTMKEMKNRPTHLPALQAQKKRVAFFSGCLMDTMFLKTNDATIKLLQHAGCEIVIPKEQNCCGALHGHSGEKNMGKELAKRNIAAFEDLEVDYIITNAGGCGAFLVDYDHLLKDDPEWFMRAVAFKEKIKDMSAVLVELKFHEKDLSVQPQRVTYQDSCHLRNVQGTFLQPRVLLQAVAGADFYEMKDADRCCGSAGIYNIVESGMSMQILDHKMEKVAESMATTIVTANPGCLLQMKLGIEREGLSGVLRAIHIADFLLEGLEGQLEGSK